The DNA sequence CTCCACCCGAAGGACCTGCGCCGCGCGATCGTCATGGTCACGCAGGAGGCCTACCTCTTCAGCGGAACGGTCGCCGACAACATCGCGCTCGGCAAGCCCGACGCGACGCTCGACGAGATCCGTGCCGCGGCGCGGGCGGTCGGGGCGGACGCGTTCATCGAGGCGCTGCCGGACGGATACAGCACCGACGTGAACAAGCGCGGCGGCCGGGTCTCGGCGGGCCAGCGTCAGCTGATCTCGTTCGCCCGGGCCTTCCTCGCGGACCCGGCGGTGCTGATCCTCGATGAGGCGACGGCATCGCTGGACATGCCCAGCGAGCGGATGATCCAGGATGCGCTGCAGACCCTGCTCGCCGACCGCACCGCCATCATCATCGCGCACCGGCTGTCGACGGTCGCGATCGCGGACCGGGTGCTCGTGATGGAACACGGCGAGATCATCGAGGATGACGCTCCGGATGCCCTCATCGGCGGCGACGGGCGCTTCGCGCGTCTGCACGCCGCGTGGCGGGAGTCCCTGGTCTGACCCGCCGCTCCGCCTCTCCGCCTCCCCGCCGAGATGGTGGGTTCTCCACCGAGATTGTGGGTTGTCCACCGAGATGGTGGGTTCTCCGCCGAGATGGTGCCCACCATCTCGGTGAAAGACCCACCATCTCGGTGAAAGACCCACCACCTCGGCGAAAGACCCACCATCTCGTGGGGAGAGGGGAAGAGCGGATGCCGGCCGCGAGCCGGCGGGCGGGAGCCTAGATCCGGACCTCGGCGATGACCTCGCCGTACTCGGTCTCCCCGCTCGGAGTGAAACCGACGCGCGTGAAGAACGCCTCCGGGCCGCCCTCGCCCGCCTCGTAGATGACATCGACGTGGTCCATGCCGCGCCGGCGGGCCTCTTCGATCAGCTGCTCGACCGCGTACCGGCCGACACCGCGGCCCTGGTCGTCCGCGTCGACGTTGATGCGCCACAGGACGGAGCGGAAGTGCGGCTCGTGCGCCTCGGGGTCGAAGTTGGCGCTGACGAAGCCGACGACCTCGTCCCCGTCGAGGACGACGCGCTGCCAGGTCGTCTGCGGGTTGACGACGGTGGCGGCCACGCCGTAACTGACCGGGGCCAGGAACTGCTCCTGTCCGGGCTTGAGACCCAGTGTGTTGACGGCGACGATCGTCGATGCGGACAGTTCCTCGAGTCGCAGCTCAGCCATAGGCACAGGGTAGTCGGCAAACCCGACGCGCGTCACGGTGCGCGTCCCTCTGTAACGCGGTGTTCATGGAGCGAGATATCTCGATGTCAAGATACTTTGCCCGTTGCGATAGGCTGGAAAGACCACTCGAACGGAGACAAAACCGGTGACTGACTCGA is a window from the Microbacterium lacus genome containing:
- a CDS encoding GNAT family N-acetyltransferase; protein product: MAELRLEELSASTIVAVNTLGLKPGQEQFLAPVSYGVAATVVNPQTTWQRVVLDGDEVVGFVSANFDPEAHEPHFRSVLWRINVDADDQGRGVGRYAVEQLIEEARRRGMDHVDVIYEAGEGGPEAFFTRVGFTPSGETEYGEVIAEVRI